A portion of the Krasilnikovia cinnamomea genome contains these proteins:
- a CDS encoding alpha/beta fold hydrolase, with amino-acid sequence MTQPKSYTLDAPGAVLHYDVREAGAAAGPALLMAGSPLTASGFASLAEHFGDRTVITYDPRGAGRSERVEAAGEVTPEQHADDLHRVIAALGGGPVDVFGSSGGAVNALALVARHPGEVRTLVAHEPPTAALLPDREPALAALVDIRQTYERDGFGPGMAKFIAFTSIHGEVPAEFAEQPPPDPAAFGLPSDDDGTRDDPLLGQNLLTCTGFVPDVAALRTGPTRIVVGVGAQTEGELAHRGGLAVANLLGTAPVTFPGHHGGFLGPDSPMPGDPAGFAATLRRALAGTG; translated from the coding sequence TTGACCCAGCCGAAGAGCTACACCCTCGACGCGCCCGGCGCAGTGCTGCACTACGACGTACGGGAGGCCGGGGCCGCCGCGGGCCCGGCCCTGCTGATGGCCGGCTCGCCGCTGACCGCCAGCGGGTTCGCCAGCCTCGCCGAGCACTTCGGAGACCGTACGGTGATCACCTACGACCCCCGTGGCGCCGGGCGCAGCGAGCGCGTCGAGGCGGCCGGTGAGGTCACGCCCGAGCAGCACGCGGACGACCTGCACCGGGTGATCGCCGCGCTCGGCGGGGGTCCGGTGGACGTCTTCGGCAGCAGCGGCGGCGCGGTCAACGCGCTCGCGCTGGTGGCGCGGCACCCCGGCGAGGTGCGCACGCTGGTGGCGCACGAGCCGCCCACCGCCGCGCTGCTGCCCGATCGCGAGCCGGCCCTGGCGGCACTGGTGGACATCCGCCAGACGTACGAGCGGGACGGCTTCGGCCCCGGGATGGCGAAGTTCATCGCGTTCACCAGCATCCACGGCGAGGTTCCGGCGGAGTTCGCCGAGCAGCCCCCGCCGGACCCGGCGGCGTTCGGACTGCCCAGCGACGACGATGGCACCCGCGACGATCCGCTGCTCGGCCAGAACCTGCTGACCTGTACGGGATTCGTGCCCGACGTCGCCGCCCTGCGCACCGGCCCGACCCGCATCGTGGTCGGCGTCGGCGCGCAAACCGAGGGGGAACTGGCGCACCGCGGCGGGCTGGCCGTCGCGAACCTGCTCGGCACCGCGCCGGTCACCTTCCCCGGCCACCACGGCGGGTTCCTCGGTCCCGACTCGCCGATGCCGGGCGATCCGGCAGGGTTCGCCGCAACCCTGCGCCGGGCCCTGGCCGGCACCGGCTGA
- a CDS encoding CHAT domain-containing protein, with protein MGIVLRLTQAAAGDGQHVVTTRLTGLPGQAEASATSRFELSITDEDRERIRWYLEDFLEYPLDPAPTIAANVEGRLAEIGTRLFELVFAGDEARELWAGARGALHTARVEVACEVDAAAMLPWELLRDPRTDRPVALEAAEYVRVNAQPAKRVPMPEPDHAERLRVLLVICRPGGGDDVPFRSVGALLLKTAQAREILDLTVLRPPTFAALSTVLEQAHAAGRPFHVVHFDGHGTYLPASRLRVGGGVPIGAARYGLLSPLREGTHGYLLFEDPTTPGNQQLVDGPALGALLARTGVGVLLLNACRSAYAEAADRPRTDQADDLHALVRGYGSFALEVSDAGVAGVVAMRYSVYVVTAAQFVADLYAALLAGRSLGGAVSMGRRQLAAQPNRSIAFDPRPLQDWSVPVVYETAPVTLLRAAPDATRDAVQITVGRPDARLAGAAVAGLPPGPEVGFFGRDETLLALDRAFDTHRIVLLHAYAGSGKTSTAVEFARWYAETGGLTDPASDAHGPVLFSSLEQHTPLVALLNQLGATFDPVLQANGVQWLSLSHAERRQVALQLLAQVPVLWIWDNVEPVAGFPAGTPSAWTADEQHELRDFLHAVSRTRARLLLTSRRDERGWLGDLPIRVRLPRMPMRERIQFTQGLAARHGHRITDVADWRPLLRYSDGNPLTITLVVGQALRAGYTTNAQIEGFVARLRAGEADLDDADEAQGRSRSLAASLTYGLTAAFTEPERTQLAVLSVFQDTVDVDVLVVMGIESNPSAVPALAGLTREAGLGLLDRAAEIGLLTALGGGYYAIHPALPWFFRRLNAVDEDPDAASRAQAAYTFAVAGLGDTFHRLYREGRAEMVDSLRVEEANLLHARSLARAAGRWDDVISCMQGLSILYEHTGRGAEWARLVDELIPDLVDADTGGPRPGLAEEWGLLTDYRVGIAQDGRDWTAALQLQQARVEHDERETAVALATAPDQRTETDRRRIRNLSVSVEALGHILREQKDPGCVTHYERAADLARAARDRKEEGVIAFNLGHAHLNIPSLRDLDRAEHWYRRDLDLTDEQDHLGRARTVGQLGRVALERFLDASAAAQPAPVLLEHLNAAAAAYTEALALLPADAVPDLAVTHHHLGVIYAEAGEHDAALTHYQKSIRLKEVAGNRFSAGQTRFAVAIFFYRAGRVGDALLYARASLADFESYGGGATANIERVQQFIALLDPRVDPTPMERHDQRSEHTGR; from the coding sequence GTGGGTATCGTGCTGCGGTTGACGCAGGCCGCGGCGGGTGACGGTCAGCATGTGGTGACGACGCGCCTGACCGGGCTACCGGGTCAAGCCGAGGCGTCGGCGACGAGCCGGTTCGAACTCTCGATCACCGACGAGGACCGGGAGCGGATCCGCTGGTACCTGGAGGACTTCCTGGAGTACCCGCTCGACCCGGCCCCGACGATCGCGGCCAATGTGGAGGGCCGGCTGGCCGAGATCGGCACCCGACTGTTCGAGCTGGTGTTCGCCGGCGACGAGGCGCGCGAGCTGTGGGCAGGCGCGCGGGGAGCACTGCACACGGCGCGGGTCGAGGTCGCCTGCGAGGTCGACGCGGCGGCGATGCTGCCGTGGGAGCTGCTGCGTGATCCGCGTACCGACCGGCCGGTCGCGCTGGAGGCCGCCGAGTACGTCCGGGTCAACGCCCAGCCCGCCAAGAGGGTGCCGATGCCGGAGCCCGACCACGCCGAGCGGCTGCGTGTGCTGCTGGTGATCTGCCGGCCGGGCGGGGGCGACGACGTGCCGTTCCGCTCGGTGGGGGCGCTGCTGCTCAAGACCGCCCAGGCCAGGGAGATCCTCGACCTGACGGTGCTGCGCCCGCCCACGTTCGCCGCGCTGTCGACAGTGCTGGAACAGGCCCACGCCGCAGGGCGGCCATTCCACGTAGTTCACTTCGACGGGCACGGCACCTACCTGCCGGCGAGCCGGTTGCGGGTCGGCGGCGGGGTTCCGATCGGTGCGGCCAGGTACGGGCTGCTGTCGCCGCTGCGTGAGGGCACTCACGGGTATCTGCTGTTCGAGGATCCGACCACACCGGGCAACCAGCAGCTGGTCGACGGACCGGCGCTTGGCGCGCTGCTGGCGCGTACCGGTGTCGGGGTGCTGCTGCTCAACGCCTGCCGTTCGGCGTATGCCGAGGCCGCGGATCGGCCGCGAACCGACCAGGCCGACGATCTGCACGCGCTGGTGCGCGGATACGGGTCGTTCGCACTGGAGGTCAGCGACGCCGGGGTCGCCGGGGTTGTGGCGATGCGGTACAGCGTCTACGTCGTGACCGCGGCGCAGTTCGTCGCTGACCTTTATGCCGCGCTGCTGGCAGGGCGTTCGCTGGGTGGCGCGGTGTCGATGGGCCGGCGGCAGCTGGCCGCCCAGCCGAACCGGTCGATCGCGTTCGACCCGCGCCCGTTGCAGGACTGGTCGGTGCCGGTGGTGTATGAGACGGCGCCGGTGACGCTGCTGCGCGCGGCGCCGGATGCGACCCGGGACGCGGTGCAGATCACGGTCGGCCGGCCGGATGCCCGCTTAGCCGGCGCGGCCGTCGCCGGGCTACCGCCCGGGCCCGAGGTCGGGTTCTTCGGCCGTGACGAAACACTGCTGGCGCTGGACCGGGCGTTCGACACCCACCGGATCGTGCTGCTCCACGCCTACGCCGGCAGCGGGAAGACGTCCACAGCGGTGGAGTTCGCCCGCTGGTACGCGGAAACCGGTGGGCTCACCGATCCGGCCAGTGACGCACACGGGCCGGTGCTGTTCTCGTCGCTGGAGCAGCACACGCCGCTGGTGGCGCTGCTCAACCAGCTCGGCGCCACGTTCGACCCGGTGTTGCAGGCCAACGGGGTCCAGTGGCTGAGCCTCTCGCACGCCGAGCGGCGACAGGTGGCTCTGCAGCTACTGGCGCAGGTTCCGGTGCTGTGGATCTGGGACAACGTCGAGCCGGTCGCCGGGTTCCCGGCCGGGACACCATCGGCGTGGACCGCCGACGAGCAGCACGAGTTGCGCGACTTCCTCCACGCGGTGTCGCGGACCCGGGCGCGGCTGCTGTTGACCTCGCGGCGCGATGAACGCGGCTGGCTGGGCGACCTGCCCATCCGGGTCCGGCTGCCCAGGATGCCGATGCGCGAACGCATCCAGTTCACCCAGGGCCTGGCCGCCCGGCACGGCCACCGGATCACGGACGTGGCGGACTGGCGGCCACTGCTGCGCTACAGCGACGGAAATCCGCTCACCATCACGCTGGTGGTCGGGCAGGCACTCCGCGCTGGATACACGACCAATGCGCAGATCGAAGGGTTCGTTGCCCGGCTGCGGGCCGGCGAGGCCGACCTTGACGACGCCGACGAGGCGCAGGGCCGGTCACGGTCGCTGGCCGCCTCGCTCACGTACGGGCTGACGGCCGCGTTCACCGAACCCGAGCGCACCCAGCTGGCGGTGCTCAGCGTGTTCCAGGACACCGTCGACGTCGACGTCCTGGTGGTCATGGGCATTGAAAGCAACCCGTCGGCGGTACCAGCGCTGGCCGGCCTGACCCGCGAAGCCGGGCTCGGCCTGCTCGACCGGGCGGCCGAAATCGGGCTACTCACCGCCCTCGGCGGCGGCTACTACGCGATCCATCCGGCGCTGCCGTGGTTCTTCCGCCGGCTCAACGCAGTCGATGAGGACCCGGACGCGGCATCTCGCGCGCAGGCCGCGTACACCTTTGCCGTCGCTGGCCTAGGCGACACCTTTCATCGTTTGTACCGCGAGGGCCGGGCCGAGATGGTGGACTCGCTGCGGGTGGAGGAGGCGAACCTGCTGCACGCGCGGTCCCTGGCCCGCGCCGCCGGCCGGTGGGACGACGTGATCTCCTGCATGCAGGGCCTCAGCATCCTTTACGAGCACACCGGGCGCGGCGCGGAGTGGGCCCGCCTCGTTGACGAGCTCATACCGGACCTCGTTGACGCGGACACCGGCGGCCCTCGGCCCGGCCTCGCCGAGGAATGGGGGCTGCTCACCGACTACCGGGTCGGAATCGCGCAGGACGGCCGGGACTGGACCGCAGCGCTGCAGTTGCAGCAAGCCCGCGTCGAACACGATGAGCGGGAAACCGCCGTCGCACTCGCCACCGCCCCGGACCAGCGCACCGAGACAGACCGCCGCCGCATACGCAACCTATCCGTCAGCGTGGAGGCCCTCGGGCACATCCTGCGCGAGCAGAAGGACCCTGGCTGCGTCACCCACTACGAGCGCGCCGCCGACCTGGCCCGCGCTGCCCGCGACCGGAAAGAGGAGGGGGTGATCGCGTTCAACCTCGGCCACGCCCATCTGAACATCCCATCGCTGCGGGACCTGGACCGGGCCGAGCATTGGTACCGCCGCGACCTGGACCTCACCGACGAACAGGACCACCTCGGCCGGGCCCGCACGGTCGGGCAGCTCGGTAGAGTGGCGCTCGAGCGGTTTCTCGACGCCTCCGCTGCCGCGCAGCCAGCACCGGTGCTGCTGGAGCACCTCAACGCCGCCGCCGCCGCGTACACGGAGGCCCTCGCCCTACTTCCCGCCGATGCGGTACCGGATCTCGCCGTCACACACCACCATCTCGGCGTGATCTACGCCGAAGCCGGCGAGCACGACGCCGCGTTGACCCACTACCAGAAGTCCATCCGCCTCAAGGAGGTGGCCGGCAACCGCTTCAGCGCTGGGCAGACCCGTTTCGCAGTCGCAATCTTCTTCTACCGCGCGGGCCGCGTCGGCGACGCGCTGCTGTATGCCCGCGCCTCCCTAGCCGACTTCGAATCCTACGGTGGCGGCGCCACCGCAAACATCGAGCGGGTCCAGCAATTCATCGCGCTGCTGGACCCGCGCGTTGATCCGACACCGATGGAGCGCCATGACCAACGGAGCGAACACACCGGCCGGTGA
- a CDS encoding MFS transporter translates to MADAVRAPGTTTPTAAPARAGLVLTSLIAVAAVANLNLSVANVALPSIGRAFDSSQTTLDLIAVGYSLGLAASVLYLGALGDRYGRKLMLLLGMVLSVPACLLAAYAPSDIVLFAARVLGGLSAGMAYPTTLALITALWSGAGRTRSIALWSAIGGGIAALGPLVAGAMLQDFWWGSVFLVTLPLAVLALVLAWFLVPGHVNETTEPVDNLGGVLSLVLVGSLILAINFAPVPDAGGLALGLTALSLAALVVFCLRQRRARNPLYDLHVAGRRVFWVAACAGVIVFGSLMGSAFVSQQYLQNVQGYSTLEAGAAFLPAVVFMVLVAPRSAKLVETHGARFTLLTGYVFLLFAFAWMLLLWTEGSPYWRIAVAYACIGIGVGFAGTPASHSLTGSVPVQRAGMASGTADLQRDLGGAILQSVFGALLTAGYAAAFTKAIAVSPDQQDVTSAVQSMLTKSFSSAADTAERYPQYADQITAAAKSSFLDGADWAYTAGIIAIAVGAVLVYFLFPKREQEQQLLDEYHAEDTAARPTG, encoded by the coding sequence ATGGCAGACGCCGTACGTGCCCCGGGCACGACCACGCCGACGGCCGCGCCCGCGCGGGCCGGTCTGGTGCTCACCTCGCTGATCGCGGTCGCCGCGGTGGCCAACCTGAACCTGTCGGTCGCCAATGTCGCACTGCCCTCGATCGGCCGGGCGTTCGACTCGTCGCAGACCACGCTCGACCTGATCGCGGTGGGCTACTCGCTGGGACTGGCCGCCTCGGTGCTGTACCTCGGTGCGCTGGGGGACCGCTACGGGCGCAAGCTGATGCTGCTGCTCGGCATGGTGCTGTCGGTACCCGCGTGCCTGCTGGCCGCGTACGCGCCCTCCGACATCGTCCTGTTCGCCGCCCGGGTGCTCGGCGGGCTCTCGGCGGGCATGGCGTACCCGACCACGCTGGCGCTCATCACGGCGTTGTGGTCCGGCGCGGGGCGGACGAGGTCGATCGCGTTGTGGTCGGCGATCGGCGGTGGGATCGCGGCCCTGGGGCCGCTGGTCGCCGGCGCGATGCTGCAGGACTTCTGGTGGGGATCGGTCTTCCTGGTCACCCTGCCACTGGCCGTCCTCGCCCTGGTGCTGGCGTGGTTCCTCGTGCCGGGCCACGTCAACGAGACCACCGAGCCGGTCGACAACCTCGGTGGTGTCCTGTCGCTGGTGCTGGTCGGGTCGCTCATCCTGGCCATCAACTTCGCGCCGGTACCGGACGCCGGCGGGCTCGCGCTCGGCCTGACGGCGCTCTCTCTCGCCGCCCTCGTCGTGTTCTGCCTGCGGCAGCGGCGTGCGCGCAATCCGCTCTACGACCTGCACGTGGCCGGGCGGCGGGTGTTCTGGGTCGCGGCCTGTGCCGGGGTCATCGTGTTCGGTTCGCTGATGGGCTCGGCGTTCGTCAGCCAGCAGTATCTGCAGAACGTCCAGGGCTACTCGACCCTCGAAGCCGGCGCCGCCTTCCTGCCCGCCGTGGTGTTCATGGTGCTGGTCGCGCCGCGCTCGGCCAAACTCGTCGAGACGCACGGGGCGCGGTTCACGCTGCTCACCGGGTACGTGTTCCTGCTGTTCGCGTTCGCCTGGATGCTGCTGCTCTGGACGGAGGGCAGCCCGTACTGGCGAATCGCCGTCGCCTACGCGTGCATCGGGATCGGCGTGGGATTCGCCGGCACGCCGGCGTCGCACTCGCTGACCGGGTCGGTTCCCGTGCAGCGCGCCGGGATGGCGTCCGGCACCGCCGACCTCCAACGTGACCTCGGCGGCGCCATCCTGCAGTCGGTCTTCGGTGCGCTGCTCACGGCGGGCTATGCCGCGGCCTTCACCAAGGCGATCGCGGTGTCGCCCGACCAGCAGGACGTCACCAGTGCCGTCCAGAGCATGCTGACCAAGTCGTTCTCCAGCGCCGCCGACACCGCCGAGCGGTACCCGCAGTACGCCGACCAGATCACCGCCGCGGCGAAGTCGTCGTTCCTGGACGGCGCCGACTGGGCGTACACCGCCGGCATCATCGCGATCGCGGTCGGCGCCGTGCTCGTGTACTTCCTGTTCCCGAAGCGGGAGCAGGAGCAGCAGTTGCTCGACGAGTACCACGCGGAGGACACCGCGGCGCGACCGACCGGGTAG
- a CDS encoding ArsR/SmtB family transcription factor → MVVDEGTADRIFHALADSTRRDILARVIRAEQSVSALARHYPMSLAAVQKHVVVLERAALVVKQRRGREQVVHADIAALRRAAQLLDRYEQLWRHRAHGIAQILAEDRILAEDRPGPNTEKGTNP, encoded by the coding sequence ATGGTTGTAGATGAGGGCACCGCAGACCGGATCTTCCACGCGCTGGCCGACTCCACCCGGCGCGACATCCTCGCCCGGGTGATCCGCGCCGAGCAGTCCGTGTCCGCGCTCGCCCGGCACTACCCGATGAGTCTCGCGGCGGTGCAGAAGCACGTGGTGGTGCTGGAACGGGCCGCCCTCGTGGTCAAGCAGCGGCGCGGAAGGGAGCAGGTCGTGCACGCCGACATTGCCGCCCTTCGCCGGGCCGCCCAACTCCTCGACCGCTACGAACAGCTGTGGCGGCACCGCGCCCACGGCATCGCACAGATCCTGGCCGAAGACCGGATCCTGGCCGAGGACCGGCCGGGGCCCAACACCGAGAAGGGAACCAACCCGTGA
- a CDS encoding SRPBCC family protein, protein MTVISTHKDVEALRLTFVAEFEAGVDRVWQVWQDPRQLERWWGPPTWPSTFDRHEFVVGGQSRYYMTGPEGQKARGWWSITAIEAPHRLEFDDGFAGDDGEPVDPADATHTVVTLEAAGPGTRMTTVTTFVSPQQLERMLAMGMEEGMRLAMGQIDDVLASASR, encoded by the coding sequence GTGACCGTCATCAGCACACACAAGGACGTCGAAGCCCTGCGGCTCACGTTCGTCGCCGAGTTCGAGGCGGGCGTCGACCGGGTGTGGCAGGTGTGGCAGGACCCGCGCCAGCTGGAGCGGTGGTGGGGGCCGCCGACCTGGCCGTCCACCTTCGACCGGCACGAGTTCGTGGTCGGCGGACAGTCCCGCTACTACATGACCGGCCCCGAGGGGCAGAAGGCGCGCGGCTGGTGGAGCATCACCGCCATCGAGGCGCCGCACCGGCTGGAGTTCGACGACGGCTTCGCCGGTGACGACGGCGAACCGGTGGACCCGGCCGACGCCACCCACACCGTCGTGACCCTCGAGGCCGCCGGCCCGGGCACCCGCATGACCACCGTCACCACCTTCGTCAGCCCGCAGCAGTTGGAGAGGATGCTGGCCATGGGCATGGAGGAAGGCATGCGACTCGCGATGGGCCAGATCGACGACGTACTGGCGAGCGCGTCGCGCTGA
- a CDS encoding adenylyl cyclase: MTGPAAGAAPPAPAAPPGLGPNVTVFDPGMPVADIQAALDAAYTRQVDDEMGTARHAFLFKPGTYGTAEHPLQVKLGYYTEVSGLGAAPTDVVINGKVEVYNRCLENGGTSNCLALVNFWRTLSNLTVNVNPAGQDGCRGSANFWAVSQAVSLRRLNITGANLSLMDYCTAGPQYASGGFIADSRLPFVVSGSQQQWITRNSEVGGWSNGVWNQVFSGVVGAPTEAGFPNPPYTTLDTTPVSREKPYLFVDGKGRYQVRVPSARRNSRGVSWAGGQTAGYTLPLSDFFVARPGDSVRRINRELARGRHLLLTPGVYDIARTIEVKRPDTVVLGIGHATLTAVGGAVPLTVADVPGAIIAGVTIDAGSQESPVLLRVGRRGGHGWSTVADPATLSDVYFRVGGPHIGKVDTALEVNSDNVLIDHTWVWRADHGVEGLTDTQRWHTNTGRTGVVVNGDNVTATGLFVEHFQRYNTVWNGEQGTTVLYQNELPYDPPTQADWMNGGVEGYAGYKVGDRVKTHRLYGGGVYVFNQNNPSIHTENGFEVPATPGVKLHHIMTVNLSAGTIDHVVNGVGGPADTTKIGQPVYVTDYPAP, encoded by the coding sequence ATGACCGGGCCCGCCGCCGGTGCCGCCCCGCCGGCCCCGGCGGCTCCGCCCGGCCTCGGCCCGAACGTCACCGTCTTCGACCCCGGCATGCCGGTCGCCGATATCCAGGCGGCCCTCGACGCGGCCTACACCAGGCAGGTCGACGACGAGATGGGTACGGCCCGCCACGCCTTCCTCTTCAAGCCCGGCACGTACGGCACCGCGGAGCACCCGCTGCAGGTCAAGCTCGGCTACTACACCGAGGTCTCCGGCCTCGGCGCGGCGCCCACCGACGTGGTGATCAACGGCAAGGTCGAGGTCTACAACCGGTGCCTGGAGAACGGCGGCACCAGCAACTGCCTCGCGCTGGTCAACTTCTGGCGCACCCTGTCGAACCTGACGGTCAACGTGAACCCGGCCGGCCAGGACGGCTGCCGCGGCTCGGCGAACTTCTGGGCCGTCTCGCAGGCGGTGTCGCTGCGCCGCCTCAACATCACCGGCGCGAACCTGTCGCTGATGGACTACTGCACCGCCGGCCCGCAGTACGCCAGCGGCGGCTTCATCGCCGACTCCCGGCTGCCGTTCGTGGTCAGCGGTTCCCAGCAGCAGTGGATCACCCGCAACAGCGAGGTCGGCGGCTGGTCGAACGGCGTGTGGAACCAGGTCTTCTCCGGTGTCGTCGGCGCGCCCACGGAGGCGGGGTTCCCGAACCCGCCGTACACGACGCTGGACACCACGCCGGTCAGCCGGGAGAAGCCGTACCTGTTCGTCGACGGCAAGGGCCGGTACCAGGTCCGCGTGCCGTCGGCCCGGCGCAACTCGCGGGGGGTGTCCTGGGCCGGTGGGCAGACCGCCGGGTACACGCTGCCGCTCAGCGACTTCTTCGTGGCCCGGCCGGGCGACTCCGTGCGGCGGATCAACCGGGAGCTCGCCCGGGGCAGGCATCTGCTGCTGACCCCGGGGGTCTACGACATCGCCCGGACCATCGAGGTCAAGCGCCCCGACACGGTGGTGCTGGGCATCGGGCACGCCACACTCACCGCGGTCGGCGGCGCGGTCCCGCTGACGGTCGCGGACGTGCCCGGCGCGATCATCGCGGGGGTCACCATCGACGCGGGCAGCCAGGAGTCGCCGGTGCTGCTGCGGGTCGGGCGGCGCGGCGGGCACGGCTGGAGCACGGTCGCCGATCCGGCCACCCTGTCCGACGTGTACTTCCGGGTCGGCGGGCCGCACATCGGCAAGGTCGACACCGCGCTGGAGGTGAACAGCGACAACGTGCTCATCGACCACACCTGGGTGTGGCGGGCCGACCACGGCGTCGAGGGCCTCACCGACACCCAGCGCTGGCACACCAATACCGGCCGGACCGGTGTCGTGGTCAACGGCGACAACGTGACCGCGACCGGCCTGTTCGTCGAGCACTTCCAGCGGTACAACACGGTCTGGAACGGCGAGCAGGGCACCACCGTGCTGTACCAGAACGAGCTGCCGTACGACCCGCCGACGCAGGCGGACTGGATGAACGGCGGCGTCGAGGGCTACGCCGGGTACAAGGTCGGCGATCGGGTGAAGACGCACCGCCTCTACGGCGGTGGGGTGTACGTCTTCAACCAGAACAACCCGTCGATCCACACGGAGAACGGTTTCGAGGTGCCCGCGACCCCGGGCGTGAAGCTGCACCACATCATGACGGTCAACCTCAGCGCGGGGACGATCGATCACGTGGTCAACGGCGTCGGCGGCCCGGCCGACACCACGAAGATCGGCCAGCCGGTCTACGTCACGGACTACCCGGCCCCGTAA
- a CDS encoding TolB family protein: MAVPAVIAVLLTTGLDMRASPAKADWRNINAGQAAVGSPTNGTSWRPSIAGRGRFVAFISNASNLVAGDTNASSDVFIRDLVRGTIRRINITSAGHQSQGLIDDSSISDDGRYVAFTSAASDLVPGDTNNEVDVFVRDLTRGRTQRVSVSSTGQQSSGGILNLSISGNGRYVAFDTPAALVPEDRNGQYDGYVRDMVRRVTRRVHAAAAGQEDLGNILGRDPAVSDNGRFITFVSRAGLVPDDTNGRADVYVRDVTRGTIKLVSLSSTGTQGNDLSVLPVINDNGRYVVFSSDASNLVPGDTNGNTDVFLRDLVRKTTRRVSLSRAGLQGNADSEWPVVAGNGRYVVFLSYASNMVPGDTNGESDLFVRDLTRNTISRINLSNSGRQANAQTYDAKISDDGRYVAFYSEASNLVPGDTNGAGDVFVRDLIRRTTRLISVGRRG; this comes from the coding sequence ATGGCAGTCCCGGCTGTCATCGCCGTCCTCCTAACCACTGGGCTCGACATGCGGGCATCTCCGGCAAAGGCGGACTGGCGCAACATCAATGCTGGACAAGCCGCCGTGGGATCTCCAACCAACGGCACCAGCTGGCGACCGTCGATCGCAGGCCGGGGACGCTTCGTGGCGTTCATTTCGAACGCGTCGAACCTCGTCGCGGGTGATACGAACGCGTCCAGTGATGTATTCATCCGCGACCTCGTGCGGGGGACGATCCGGCGGATCAATATCACCTCGGCTGGGCACCAGAGTCAGGGCCTCATCGACGACTCCTCGATCAGCGACGACGGCCGCTACGTGGCGTTCACATCGGCGGCCTCCGACCTGGTCCCTGGCGACACCAACAACGAGGTGGACGTGTTTGTCCGGGACCTGACGCGGGGCAGAACCCAACGGGTCAGTGTCAGCAGCACGGGGCAGCAGAGCAGCGGCGGGATCCTGAACCTCTCGATTAGCGGTAACGGCAGATACGTCGCGTTCGACACCCCGGCGGCGTTGGTTCCGGAGGACCGTAACGGTCAGTACGACGGCTACGTGCGCGACATGGTCCGCAGGGTGACCAGGCGCGTCCATGCGGCCGCTGCTGGTCAGGAGGACCTCGGCAATATCCTGGGGAGGGATCCCGCGGTGAGCGACAACGGCCGCTTCATCACGTTCGTGTCGCGCGCGGGCCTGGTGCCGGACGACACCAACGGCCGAGCGGACGTGTACGTACGCGACGTCACCCGGGGCACGATCAAGCTTGTCAGCCTCAGTTCCACCGGCACGCAAGGCAACGACCTCAGCGTCCTGCCGGTAATCAACGACAACGGCCGCTACGTCGTGTTCTCGTCGGATGCCTCGAACCTGGTGCCCGGTGACACCAACGGGAACACCGACGTGTTCCTTCGCGACCTGGTCCGCAAGACCACACGACGGGTTAGTCTCAGCCGGGCCGGTCTGCAGGGCAACGCCGACAGCGAATGGCCAGTCGTCGCCGGTAACGGCCGCTACGTCGTATTTCTCTCGTATGCATCGAACATGGTTCCGGGCGACACCAACGGTGAATCCGACCTGTTCGTGCGAGATCTGACCCGCAACACCATCTCCCGCATCAACCTCAGCAACAGCGGTAGGCAAGCCAACGCTCAGACCTATGACGCGAAGATCAGTGACGACGGCCGCTACGTCGCGTTCTACTCCGAAGCATCCAACCTGGTGCCGGGCGACACGAACGGCGCCGGGGACGTGTTCGTGCGTGATCTGATTCGTCGCACCACGCGCCTAATCTCGGTCGGCCGCAGGGGCTAA